From Ptychodera flava strain L36383 chromosome 2, AS_Pfla_20210202, whole genome shotgun sequence, the proteins below share one genomic window:
- the LOC139119927 gene encoding uncharacterized protein translates to MQQYQQANYPWSRSCNMARQSFPEHTIIALSICQIVLGGLAVILGIVTLVIGCQLSYIGAGMWCGILFIVSGCIGLVSARKKTRAMIIASMVLSIVSASLSVAVLGVISIVATTGENDAYAYTSTGGRIVVDVFLVLVAISEATVAAISAACCGRLVCCFRPKNVMYGVPLEMQILGDGTLNEGIQLASHPCGSSSENQTEVTQNCDRMTQKHTYAVLNPIPHNLDLQRDHQYGMPGTTYQSPMMPFHDQPLQHPSLQQWVQPPDCHETTRQSWQTGSIHHPSLQAPSPQQLWTCNSCSYQNHSLKDCSIHYDNCNNSKASRCCLLLHSIHHLT, encoded by the exons ATGCAGCAGTACCAGCAAGCAAACTATCCATGGTCAAGGTCGTGCAACATGGCGAGGCAAAGCTTCCCAGAGCACACTATAATCGCGTTAAGTATCTGTCAAATCGTTCTTGGAGGATTGGCAGTCATTTTAGGGATCGTTACACTCGTAATAGGATGTCAGCTGTCTTACATAGGGGCTGGCATGTGGTGTGGTATTTTA TTTATAGTTAGTGGCTGTATTGGACTCGTATCTGCACGGAAAAAGACCAGGGCTATG ATTATAGCATCGATGGTTCTATCGATAGTATCGGCGTCTCTATCCGTGGCCGTTCTTGGTGTCATCAGTATTGTGGCCACCACAGGGGAAAATGATGCTTATGCCTACACTTCTACA GGTGGCCGTATAGTGGTTGATGTTTTCCTTGTACTAGTAGCAATTTCCGAAGCCACCGTCGCCGCAATATCGGCTGCTTGCTGTGGCAGACTTGTCTGCTGCTTCAGACCAAAGAAC GTTATGTACGGGGTTCCCTTGGAAATGCAAATTCTAGGAGATGGAACATTGAATGAAGGCATACAACTTGCAAGTCACCCCTGTGGATCGTCATCTGAAAATCAAACAGAAGTCACACAAA ATTGTGACAGGATGACGCAAAAACATACTTATGCGGTTCTTAACCCAATTCCACACAATTTGGATTTGCAACGTGATCACCAATATGGTATGCCAGGGACAACTTATCAATCACCAATGATGCCTTTTCATGACCAGCCACTGCAACATCCGAGCTTGCAGCAATGGGTTCAACCTCCGGACTGTCACGAAACAACGCGTCAGTCTTGGCAAACGGGATCAATACACCACCCATCACTACAAGCGCCGTCACCACAGCAATTATGGACATGCAACAGCTGCAGCTACCAGAATCACAGTCTCAAGGACTGCAGCATTCACTACGACAACTGCAACAACAGCAAGGCCAGCAGGTGTTGCCTTCTGCTCCACAGCATCCACCACCTAACATAG
- the LOC139119938 gene encoding uncharacterized protein isoform X1, giving the protein MQRYPQQNQPQIQVMQGYSSQHGNTSNDGTKKGFAHRSTAGLSICQIILGGTAVCLGIAAIVIGCQLAYIGTGIWCGIFFAITGIVGLVTASKKSSGMISTFMIMSISSAAIFATMLFVISVVAATREYRCYYCSSPKGRLAVDVLLAVVAVAEAAVAIVASAICCNAVCCNKPQQVFYGFSAQGQTLQTGAPMEESHVITNPYASSTNIQYNARQTNHAPLQLTASNYGAREGFAHRTTAGLSICQFILGLTAISLGIAAIAIKCELSHIGTGIWCGAFFVITGIIGLVSAAKKTTGAITAFMVLSIISACVFATCLFVISTVAATWERSCTFCPNPEGRLVVDVLLVSVAVAEAVVAIVASAICCRAVCCNKNQNSMYGVSMHDQTAQHRVPTEQGHVIGNPYALSGNTQFDARQRVIQQQVYTIPSPTVPQNTWTSTSQQGTSPTVRQPQPMHFQQQSQQHPALQQQPAWRQRQRHTQSRMSPQQSQPSKQIETLPYQQQLQQPTQLQLQRPQSQPLSLHQSPPQQQPPQLQRTQPQQMQQPPSQPLQSQQSPPPQQLGHVDTTHAAPTRQQQHPPRGIAIVGGTSPSVSNVSASSPPPEYYVVDNMEAQLVENESHG; this is encoded by the exons ATGCAGCGGTATCCACAACAAAACCAGCCTCAGATACAAGTGATGCAAGGGTATTCCTCGCAACATGGCAACACTTCAAACGATGGTACCAAGAAAGGCTTCGCTCATCGTTCTACCGCCGGGTTGAGCATTTGTCAGATTATTCTTGGCGGAACAGCCGTGTGTTTGGGAATAGCTGCGATCGTCATTGGTTGTCAACTGGCCTATATCGGTACAGGGATATGGTGCGGTATCTTC TTTGCAATCACCGGCATTGTCGGACTGGTAACCGCATCGAAAAAGAGCTCTGGAATG ATTTCGACATTCATGATTATGTCAATATCATCGGCGGCAATCTTTGCGACGATGCTCTTTGTCATCAGTGTTGTGGCGGCGACCAGAGAATATCGATGCTATTATTGTAGCAGCCCT AAAGGACGGCTTGCCGTTGATGTTCTTCTGGCAGTAGTGGCTGTCGCAGAAGCTGCTGTCGCCATTGTAGCGTCTGCTATTTGCTGCAATGCAGTTTGCTGTAACAAACCTCAGCAG GTATTCTATGGTTTCTCCGCGCAAGGCCAAACACTTCAAACAGGAGCTCCCATGGAAGAAAGTCACGTGATAACCAATCCTTATGCATCGTCCACAAATATCCAGTACAATGCCAGACAGACAA ACCATGCTCCACTGCAGTTGACTGCTTCAAACTATGGCGCTAGGGAAGGCTTCGCGCATCGCACCACCGCAGGCCTAAGTATTTGTCAATTTATTCTTGGATTAACCGCCATATCCTTGGGAATAGCCGCCATCGCCATCAAATGTGAATTGTCTCATATCGGCACTGGGATATGGTGTGGTGCTTTT TTTGTAATCACAGGAATTATTGGACTCGTATCGGCAGCTAAGAAAACAACGGGAGCG ATCACAGCCTTCATGGTTCTGTCAATAATATCGGCGTGCGTCTTTGCGACTTGTCTCTTTGTTATCAGTACTGTGGCGGCAACCTGGGAACGCAGCTGTACATTCTGCCCCAATCCT GAAGGGCGCCTAGTGGTTGATGTTCTTCTAGTGTCAGTGGCTGTTGCAGAAGCTGTTGTTGCTATCGTTGCATCAGCTATTTGCTGCAGAGCAGTTTGCTGTAACAAAAACCAAAAC TCTATGTATGGCGTTTCAATGCATGACCAAACTGCTCAACACAGAGTGCCAACAGAACAAGGTCACGTGATTGGTAATCCTTATGCATTGTCAGGGAACACCCAGTTTGATGCCAGACAGAGAG TAATACAACAACAGGTTTACACGATCCCATCTCCAACGGTACCACAGAATACTTGGACATCTACTTCCCAGCAAGGGACATCTCCCACAGTCCGTCAGCCGCAACCAATGCATTTTCAACAACAATCACAACAACATCCTGCGCTACAACAACAACCTGCTTGGCGGCAGAGGCAGCGGCACACACAGTCACGTATGTCACCTCAGCAATCCCAACCGTCTAAGCAGATAGAGACACTGCCATATCAACAACAGTTGCAGCAGCCGACACAGCTACAGCTGCAGCGACCGCAATCGCAGCCGTTAAGTTTGCACCAATCTCCTCCTCAGCAACAACCACCGCAGTTGCAGCGAACACAGCCCCAGCAGATGCAGCAACCTCCATCGCAGCCACTTCAATCGCAGCAATCTCCACCACCACAGCAACTGGGTCATGTCGACACCACACATGCCGCACCCACTCGTCAGCAACAGCATCCTCCCCGTGGTATCGCCATCGTAGGAGGCACTAGTCCAAGCGTGAGCAATGTCTCGGCCTCGTCGCCTCCCCCAGAGTACTATGTGGTCGATAACATGGAAGCACAGTTGGTTGAGAACGAATCGCATGGCTAA
- the LOC139119938 gene encoding uncharacterized protein isoform X2: MQRYPQQNQPQIQVMQGYSSQHGNTSNDGTKKGFAHRSTAGLSICQIILGGTAVCLGIAAIVIGCQLAYIGTGIWCGIFFAITGIVGLVTASKKSSGMISTFMIMSISSAAIFATMLFVISVVAATREYRCYYCSSPKGRLAVDVLLAVVAVAEAAVAIVASAICCNAVCCNKPQQVFYGFSAQGQTLQTGAPMEESHVITNPYASSTNIQYNARQTNHAPLQLTASNYGAREGFAHRTTAGLSICQFILGLTAISLGIAAIAIKCELSHIGTGIWCGAFFVITGIIGLVSAAKKTTGAITAFMVLSIISACVFATCLFVISTVAATWERSCTFCPNPSMYGVSMHDQTAQHRVPTEQGHVIGNPYALSGNTQFDARQRVIQQQVYTIPSPTVPQNTWTSTSQQGTSPTVRQPQPMHFQQQSQQHPALQQQPAWRQRQRHTQSRMSPQQSQPSKQIETLPYQQQLQQPTQLQLQRPQSQPLSLHQSPPQQQPPQLQRTQPQQMQQPPSQPLQSQQSPPPQQLGHVDTTHAAPTRQQQHPPRGIAIVGGTSPSVSNVSASSPPPEYYVVDNMEAQLVENESHG, translated from the exons ATGCAGCGGTATCCACAACAAAACCAGCCTCAGATACAAGTGATGCAAGGGTATTCCTCGCAACATGGCAACACTTCAAACGATGGTACCAAGAAAGGCTTCGCTCATCGTTCTACCGCCGGGTTGAGCATTTGTCAGATTATTCTTGGCGGAACAGCCGTGTGTTTGGGAATAGCTGCGATCGTCATTGGTTGTCAACTGGCCTATATCGGTACAGGGATATGGTGCGGTATCTTC TTTGCAATCACCGGCATTGTCGGACTGGTAACCGCATCGAAAAAGAGCTCTGGAATG ATTTCGACATTCATGATTATGTCAATATCATCGGCGGCAATCTTTGCGACGATGCTCTTTGTCATCAGTGTTGTGGCGGCGACCAGAGAATATCGATGCTATTATTGTAGCAGCCCT AAAGGACGGCTTGCCGTTGATGTTCTTCTGGCAGTAGTGGCTGTCGCAGAAGCTGCTGTCGCCATTGTAGCGTCTGCTATTTGCTGCAATGCAGTTTGCTGTAACAAACCTCAGCAG GTATTCTATGGTTTCTCCGCGCAAGGCCAAACACTTCAAACAGGAGCTCCCATGGAAGAAAGTCACGTGATAACCAATCCTTATGCATCGTCCACAAATATCCAGTACAATGCCAGACAGACAA ACCATGCTCCACTGCAGTTGACTGCTTCAAACTATGGCGCTAGGGAAGGCTTCGCGCATCGCACCACCGCAGGCCTAAGTATTTGTCAATTTATTCTTGGATTAACCGCCATATCCTTGGGAATAGCCGCCATCGCCATCAAATGTGAATTGTCTCATATCGGCACTGGGATATGGTGTGGTGCTTTT TTTGTAATCACAGGAATTATTGGACTCGTATCGGCAGCTAAGAAAACAACGGGAGCG ATCACAGCCTTCATGGTTCTGTCAATAATATCGGCGTGCGTCTTTGCGACTTGTCTCTTTGTTATCAGTACTGTGGCGGCAACCTGGGAACGCAGCTGTACATTCTGCCCCAATCCT TCTATGTATGGCGTTTCAATGCATGACCAAACTGCTCAACACAGAGTGCCAACAGAACAAGGTCACGTGATTGGTAATCCTTATGCATTGTCAGGGAACACCCAGTTTGATGCCAGACAGAGAG TAATACAACAACAGGTTTACACGATCCCATCTCCAACGGTACCACAGAATACTTGGACATCTACTTCCCAGCAAGGGACATCTCCCACAGTCCGTCAGCCGCAACCAATGCATTTTCAACAACAATCACAACAACATCCTGCGCTACAACAACAACCTGCTTGGCGGCAGAGGCAGCGGCACACACAGTCACGTATGTCACCTCAGCAATCCCAACCGTCTAAGCAGATAGAGACACTGCCATATCAACAACAGTTGCAGCAGCCGACACAGCTACAGCTGCAGCGACCGCAATCGCAGCCGTTAAGTTTGCACCAATCTCCTCCTCAGCAACAACCACCGCAGTTGCAGCGAACACAGCCCCAGCAGATGCAGCAACCTCCATCGCAGCCACTTCAATCGCAGCAATCTCCACCACCACAGCAACTGGGTCATGTCGACACCACACATGCCGCACCCACTCGTCAGCAACAGCATCCTCCCCGTGGTATCGCCATCGTAGGAGGCACTAGTCCAAGCGTGAGCAATGTCTCGGCCTCGTCGCCTCCCCCAGAGTACTATGTGGTCGATAACATGGAAGCACAGTTGGTTGAGAACGAATCGCATGGCTAA
- the LOC139119957 gene encoding uncharacterized protein DDB_G0285291-like: protein MHDQTAQHRVPTEQGHVIGNPYALSGNTQFDARQRVIQQQVYTIPSPTVPQNTWTSTSQQGTSPTVRQPQPMHFQQQSQQHPALQQQPAWRQRQQPTQSGMIPQQSQPPMQIEALQYQQQLQQPIQLQLQQPQSQPLHLQQSPPQQQPSPMQRTQPQLLQLPPSQPLQSQQSPPPPQLQELHHVNTTQTQSSQQQQRPPRDTAILGGASPCANNISASSPPQEYYVVDDMEAHLVENESHS, encoded by the exons ATGCATGACCAAACTGCTCAACACAGAGTGCCAACAGAACAAGGTCACGTGATTGGTAATCCTTATGCATTGTCAGGGAACACCCAGTTTGATGCCAGACAGAGAG TAATACAACAACAGGTTTACACGATCCCATCTCCAACGGTACCACAGAATACTTGGACATCTACTTCCCAGCAAGGGACATCTCCCACAGTCCGTCAGCCGCAACCAATGCATTTTCAACAACAATCACAACAACATCCTGCGCTACAACAACAACCTGCTTGGCGGCAGAGGCAGCAGCCTACACAGTCAGGTATGATACCTCAGCAATCCCAGCCGCCTATGCAGATAGAGGCACTACAATATCAACAACAGTTGCAGCAGCCAATACAGCTACAGCTGCAGCAGCCACAATCACAGCCGTTACATTTGCAACAATCTCCTCCGCAGCAACAGCCATCACCAATGCAGCGAACACAACCGCAACTACTGCAGCTACCACCATCACAGCCACTTCAATCGCAGCAATCTCCTCCACCACCACAACTACAAGAACTGCATCATGTCAACACCACACAGACGCAATCAAGTCAGCAACAACAGCGTCCACCTCGCGATACAGCCATCCTAGGGGGCGCCAGTCCATGTGCAAACAACATCTCGGCCTCGTCGCCACCCCAGGAGTACTATGTGGTCGATGACATGGAAGCACATTTAGTGGAGAACGAATCACACAGCTAA